The following are encoded in a window of Pectinophora gossypiella chromosome 8, ilPecGoss1.1, whole genome shotgun sequence genomic DNA:
- the LOC126368812 gene encoding uncharacterized protein LOC126368812 isoform X2 has protein sequence MDAFQIITLAFLIINLSFLISSIAHTLLSKDKEEPNPRVSIAPSVLSTQSCRSQHSLQPQLLPATLRMSSNRLVQGRPTLLFPKRSLHSRTRLP, from the exons atggaCGCATTTCAAATAATAACGCTAGCGTTTCTAATTATAAACTTGTCTTTTCTCATATCGTCAATCGCACACACTTTGCTTTCAAAAGataag gaGGAACCGAACCCTAGGGTGTCGATAGCGCCATCTGTGCTGTCCACACAGAGCTGCCGCAGCCAGCACAGTCTGCAGCCGCAG CTGCTGCCAGCCACCTTACGGATGTCGTCAAACCGTCTAGTCCAAGGGCGTCCTACACTACTTTTTCCAAAACGCAGTCTTCACTCGAGAACCCGTCTTCCCTAA